A stretch of Cicer arietinum cultivar CDC Frontier isolate Library 1 chromosome 5, Cicar.CDCFrontier_v2.0, whole genome shotgun sequence DNA encodes these proteins:
- the LOC101507514 gene encoding alpha-N-acetylglucosaminidase-like, with product MESPSLSISIIFLFVFSLLISSSKPLLSSTLGVDAISRILQIQDLERAPLSVQEAAARSLLLRLLPSHSSAFYFRIISKNQCGGEYCFTINNNNHPSFVTQRPPQILIEGTTGVEIVAGLHWYLKNWCGSHISWDKTGGSQLFSVPNVGFLPRVPDTGISVRRPIPWSYYQNAVTSSYSFAWWDWKRWEKEIDWMALQGINLPLAFTGQEAIWQKVFKEKFNMSISNLDDFFGGPAFLAWSRMGNLHGWGGPLPQSWFDQQLILQKKILARMYELGMTPVLPAFSGNVPAALKYIFPSAKITRLGNWFSVKNDLKWCCTYLLDATDPLFIEIGRAFVEQQLQEYGRTSHIYNCDTFDENTPPIDDPEYISSLGAAIFNGMQSGDNDAVWLMQGWLFSYDPFWRPPQMKALLHSVPVGKLVVLDLFAEVKPIWISSEQFYGVPYIWCMLHNFAGNIEMYGILDAVASGPIEARISFNSTMVGVGMSMEGIEQNPIVYDLMSEMAFQHKKIDVKVWVDLYSTRRYGRQVPLIQEGWNVLYHTIYNCTDGAYDKNRDVIVAFPDVDPSLFSLQHEHSRLYGKPYSRAIIKEVTDSFDQPHLWYSTSEVIHALELFISSGDELSKSSTYRYDLVDVTRQVLAKYANQLFFKVIEAYQSHDVHGVTLLSQRFLDLVEDLDALLACHDGFLLGPWLESAKQQAQNEEQKRQFEWNARTQITMWFDNTDEEASLLHDYGNKYWSGLLHDYYGPRAAIYFKYLIEKLEKGEDFK from the exons ATGGAGTCACCATCTCTCTCCATTTCTATCATCTTCCTGTTCGTCTTCTCACTCCTCATCTCTTCCTCCAAACCACTCCTATCTTCCACCCTCGGCGTTGATGCCATCTCCCGCATTCTTCAAATTCAAGACCTCGAGAGAGCACCGCTGTCCGTCCAGGAAGCTGCCGCTCGCTCCCTTCTCCTCCGCTTGCTACCTTCCCATTCCTCTGCCTTCTACTTCCGGATCATCTCTAAG AATCAATGCGGAGGTGAATATTGTTTCactatcaataataataaccaTCCTTCTTTTGTAACACAACGGCCTCCTCAAATTCT GATTGAAGGGACAACAGGGGTGGAAATTGTTGCTGGTTTGCACTGGTATTTGAAGAATTGGTGTGGTTCACATATATCTTGGGATAAAACTGGTGGCTCCCAACTATTTTCAGTACCCAATGTGGGGTTTCTGCCACGTGTTCCAGACACTGGAATCTCGGTTCGGAGGCCTATTCCGTGGAGCTATTACCAGAATGCTGTTACTTCTAGCT ATTCTTTTGCTTGGTGGGACTGGAAAAGATGGGAAAAGGAAATCGACTGGATGGCTCTGCAGGGTATCAACTTGCCACTTGCATTTACGGGACAAGAGGCTATCTGGCAGAAAGTGTtcaag GAGAAGTTTAACATGAGTATTTctaatttggatgatttctttGGAGGCCCAGCATTTCTTGCATGGTCACGTATGGGAAACTTACATGG ATGGGGTGGACCATTGCCACAGAGCTGGTTTGATCAACAATTAATCTTACAGAAGAAAATTCTTGCCAGAATGTATGAGCTTGGGATGACTCCCG TCCTGCCAGCTTTTTCTGGAAATGTCCCTGCTGCCCTGAAATATATATTTCCATCAGCAAAAATAACACGCTTGGGAAATTG GTTTTCTGTTAAGAATGACCTCAAATGGTGCTGCACTTATCTTCTTGATGCAACTGATCCCTTGTTCATTGAGATCGGGAGAGCATTTGTTGAACAACAATTGCAAG AATATGGAAGAACCAGCCACATATACAACTG TGATACCTTTGATGAGAACACCCCACCCATTGATGATCCAGAGTACATTTCTTCATTAGGTGCGGCAATCTTTAATGGAATGCAGAGTGGTGATAATGATGCTGTTTGGTTGATGCAG GGATGGCTATTTTCATATGATCCGTTCTGGAGACCTCCTCAAATGAAG GCCCTTTTGCATTCTGTTCCTGTGGGAAAGCTGGTGGTTCTTGACCTGTTTGCTGAAGTAAAACCCATATGGATTTCCTCAGAGCAGTTTTATGGTGTTCCTTATATCT GGTGTATGCTGCACAATTTTGCAGGAAACATTGAGATGTATGGGATATTAGATGCAGTAGCTTCCGGGCCAATTGAAGCACGTATAAGTTTTAACTCAACAATG GTTGGAGTTGGAATGTCGATGGAAGGTATAGAACAGAATCCCATTGTATATGATCTGATGTCTGAAATGGCATTTCAGCACAAGAAAATTGATGTTAAG GTGTGGGTTGATTTGTATTCAACTAGACGATATGGAAGACAAGTTCCTTTGATACAAGAGGGGTGGAATGTCTTGTATCACACCATTTACAATTGCACTGATGGAGCCTAT GACAAAAACAGAGATGTCATTGTAGCATTCCCAGATGTAGACCCTTCCTTATTTTCATTACAGCATGAACACTCTCGCCTCTATGGCAAGCCATACTCGAGAGCAATTATCAAGGAAGTAACTGATTCATTTGATCAACCTCACTTATGGTATTCAACATCTGAAGTAATTCATGCGTTGGAGCTATTTATATCTAGTGGAGATGAACTTTCAAAAAGTAGTACTTACAG GTATGACCTTGTTGATGTCACCAGACAAGTCTTAGCAAAATATGCAAATCAGCTGTTCTTTAAGGTCATTGAGGCTTACCAATCACATGATGTCCATGGAGTGACCCTACTCAGCCAAAGATTTCTGGACCTGGTGGAAGATTTAGACGCATTGTTGGCTTGCCACGATGGATTTCTTCTAGGCCCTTGGTTAGAAAGTGCAAAGCAACAAGCTCAAAATGAAGAACAGAAGAGACAG TTTGAGTGGAATGCTAGAACACAAATCACCATGTGGTTTGACAACACAGATGAGGAAGCCAGTTTGCTTCATGACTATG GAAACAAGTACTGGAGTGGGCTTCTGCATGATTATTATGGCCCTAGAGCtgctatttattttaaatatttaatagaaaaattagAGAAAGGTGAGGATTTCAAG